One region of Eupeodes corollae chromosome 1, idEupCoro1.1, whole genome shotgun sequence genomic DNA includes:
- the LOC129941575 gene encoding probable ATP-dependent RNA helicase pitchoune gives MSLREKILMKKIKKREKMKKELAVKKGQIQNGNDENGLEEDFSEAPQVKKVPKKKKKQIVQEVTQENDSSAEEEVQAPVEKSKKSSKAEPINKKKKLEKPTVQEEPEEEESSDENGEENGESNGNNVSTRDPDDLSFASLKGLVSDESLKAIAEMGFTSMTEIQAKSIPPLLEGRDLVGAAKTGSGKTLAFLIPAVELIYKLRFMPRNGTGVIIISPTRELSMQTFGVLKELMAHHHHTYGLVMGGSNRSVESEKLGKGVNILVATPGRLLDHLQNSPDFLYKNLQCLIIDEVDRILEIGFEEELRQIVNLLPKRRQTMLFSATQTDKIDALSKLALKKEPIYVGVDDQEETATVSGLEQGYIVCPSEKRLLVLFTFLKKNRKKKVMVFFSSCMSVKYHHELFNYIDLPVTSIHGKQKQTKRTTTFFGFCNAESGILLCTDVAARGLDIPAVDWIVQYDPPDDPKEYIHRVGRTARGQGSSGHALLILRPEELGFLRYLKMAKVPLNEFEFSWNKIADIQLQLEKLISKNYFLNQSAKEAFKGYVRAYDSHQLKTIFDVNTLDLQTVAKSFGFLVPPVVDLKIGFRRKRPEKRVGGGGYGYYRELNEEKSSQKVYKQVTREQLKKKKFTR, from the exons atgtctctTCGCGAAAAAATCCTcatgaagaaaatcaaaaaacgagaaaaaatgaagaaagaacTTGCTGTTAAAAAGGGACAAATACAAAACGGTAACGATGAGAATG GATTAGAAGAAGACTTCTCAGAAGCTCCACAAGTGAAAAAGGttccaaaaaagaagaagaaacaaattGTTCAAGAAGTTACCCAGGAAAATG ATTCCTCAGCAGAAGAAGAAGTCCAGGCACCAGTAGAAAAGAGCAAAAAGTCATCAAAAGCAGAGCCtataaacaagaagaaaaaacttgaaaaacccACCGTTCAAGAAGAaccagaagaagaagaatcttCCGATGAAAACGGTGAAGAGAATGGAGAAAGCAACGGAAACAACGTCAGCACTCGTGACCCCGACGACTTGTCCTTTGCTTCTCTCAAAGGCCTGGTGTCTGATGAATCCCTTAAGGCAATCGCCGAGATGGGTTTCACTTCCATGACGGAAATTCAAGCCAAATCCATTCCACCATTGTTGGAGGGACGTGATTTAGTTGGTGCTGCCAAGACTGGATCAGGAAAGACCCTAGCTTTTCTTATACCTGCTGTGGAGCTAATTTACAAGTTAAGGTTTATGCCAAGAAATGGCACAGGTGTCATCATCATCTCACCAACCCGTGAATTGTCTATGCAGACATTTGGAGTACTCAAAGAATTGATggctcatcatcatcatacctATGGGTTGGTAATGGGAGGTTCCAATCGTTCGGTCGAGAGTGAGAAGTTAGGAAAAG GTGTTAACATTCTTGTGGCGACTCCTGGTCGGCTACTGGATCACTTGCAGAATTCTCCGGATTTCCTTTACAAGAACCTGCAATGCCTGATTATTGATGAAGTCGATCGAATTCTTGAAATTGGTTTCGAAGAGGAACTTAGGCAAATTGTCAATTTGCTTCCAA AACGCCGCCAAACAATGTTATTCTCTGCCACACAAACCGACAAAATCGATGCCCTTTCGAAAttagccttgaaaaaagaaccAATCTATGTTGGGGTCGACGATCAAGAGGAAACAGCTACAGTAAGTGGCTTGGAACAGGGCTACATTGTGTGTCCATCTGAAAAACGTCTATTAGTGCTTTTTACGTTCCTGAAAAAGAATCGCAAGAAGAAGGTTATGGTATTCTTTTCATCGTGCATGTCTGTTAAATATCATCATGAATTATTCAACTATATTGATCTTCCAGTCACATCGATTCAT ggaaaacaaaaacaaaccaagcGAACAACAACTTTCTTTGGGTTCTGCAATGCTGAATCGGGTATCTTGTTGTGTACAGATGTAGCAGCTCGTGGTTTGGATATTCCTGCAGTTGATTGGATTGTTCAATATGATCCTCCAGATGATCCAAAGGAATACATCCATCGTGTTGGCCGAACGGCTCGTGGACAAGGTAGTTCAGGACATGCATTGCTTATTTTAAGACCCGAAGAATTGggattcttgagatatttgaAAATGGCTAAAGTGCCATTGAATGAGTTCGAGTTTTCATGGAATAAAATTGCTGATATTCAATTGCAG TTGGAGAAACTAATTTCGAAGAATTACTTCCTCAATCAATCGGCCAAGGAGGCATTCAAGGGATACGTTCGGGCATATGATTCGCatcaattgaaaacaatattcgatGTGAACACTCTGGACTTACAAACGGTGGCGAAAAGTTTTGGATTCCTAGTGCCGCCAGTGGTTGATTTGAAGATTGGTTTTAGAAGAAAACGTCCCGAGAAACGTGTAGGTGGAGGTGGTTATGGCTACTACAGAGAATTGAACGAAGAGAAATCCAGCCAAAAGGTCTACAAACAAGTGACACGCGAAcaattgaagaagaagaaatttacAAGATGA